The following proteins are encoded in a genomic region of Bufo bufo chromosome 11, aBufBuf1.1, whole genome shotgun sequence:
- the LOC120982051 gene encoding NACHT, LRR and PYD domains-containing protein 3-like — protein MEKNCSRVVTDDDIKRFRQQLLQYEMCNLRILNDYFLNDLKHMVEILDTQNLLSELKSRNVPMSQQNYPLMEKELGSSVLSECLIQDIMDVGRDAVLALWESLFVLQNDYQHPNLIGILAEFSQTGPTLVSLIQLDKYGHQLFQLNETYDCHKKNLQEMTKNLEEHKAPGLVGPRLSGSISSCYLDLIVVSTQQFRNRSQHEIIETGGRHEHYLRKAHSALERISPNRLFRWCHRSGCIPHAVMVSGVPGVGKTTLMQKFVFDWVNKKHYQRFSFIFFFKFRELNKYDKVSLDEMILEQYPYLWSQLDIILQDPEKLLFIFDGLDESNHNIDFASEKTSSNTKEQVNIGIIVVSLVRQSLLKGCSILLTSRPTKMASVDISVFQRFSEIMGFFPKERKLYFEHFFHDQILSAKAFQYVRENDMLYTFCYIPSYCWIVCKVLSMCFKASSIISDQQILSLPKTVTQLFVSYVANTLLNHCIDTECPVEVMKSTGKMAEYGIMNHILTFDRKDFELFQVDITSKLLSSFIIETYQNKSHTATFSFLHLTIQEFFSALHHYLIFSEIDLQLSLDKARFDDGRGEMFIRFLCGLSDGITISLLKPYLRDKTSASEQVIRWLSQEIATKWGPKTDPREKMNLLTYLFESRNKPLVYSTIGPHGQLDFSEFHLTPVDCTVLAFILDSCRDTNCLNLDRCFIQSEGLERLTTILHTVQKLRLSNNDLKDSDMQLIYQVLTHPTSKLQKLSLRNNSLTSTACSLLAVALSMNLSLTELDLSRNNLAGPDIHNLMTTLSSPTCTISHLFLQQIKLTDEYAHLLTSLSKNPNLRHLDLSHNFLTDASAEHIQQLILSSQTLKEIRIEVNEFSKEKEGFLQQLQELQPGLSIVV, from the exons ATGGAGAAAAATTGTTCAAGGGTCGTCACCGATG ATGACATTAAGAGGTTCCGACAGCAACTGCTTCAGTATGAAATGTGCAACCTGAGGATTCTAAATGACTACTTCCTGAATGACCTGAAACATATGGTGGAGATTTTGGACACGCAGAACCTCTTGAGCGAACTGAAGTCCCGAAATGTTCCCATGAGTCAG CAAAATTACCCCTTAATGGAGAAAGAATTAGGATCCTCTGTGCTTTCTGAATGTCTGATACAAGACATTATGGATGTCGGCCGAGATGCTGTGCTAGCATTGTGGGAGAGCCTCTTTGTCCTACAGAATGATTACCAACACCCTAATCTGATTGGAATATTGGCCGAATTCAGCCAAACAG GTCCTACATTAGTGTCACTGATCCAGCTGGATAAATATGGACACCAGTTATTTCAACTAAATG AAACCTATGATTGTCACAAGAAAAATCTACAGGAAATGACCAAAAATTTAGAAGAACACAAAGCTCCAGGACTTGTAGGACCTAGACTAAGCGGTAGCATTTCTTCTTGCTACTTGGATCTAATTGTTGTCTCCACTCAGCAGTTCAGGAATCGTTCTCAACATGAGATAATAGAAACTGGAGGGAGACATGAGCATTATTTGAGAAAAGCACATAGCGCTTTGGAACGGATTTCACCCAACAGGCTGTTTCGCTGGTGCCACCGATCTGGCTGCATACCACATGCAGTCATGGTGAGTGGTGTACCAGGAGTTGGAAAGACCACTCTAATGCAAAAATTTGTCTTTGACTGGGTGAACAAGAAACATTATCAAAGATTTTCATTCATTTTCTTCTTCAAATTCCGGGAACTAAATAAATATGATAAAGTCAGTTTGGATGAGATGATCCTTGAACAATATCCTTATCTATGGAGTCAACTTGATATCATCTTACAGGATCCAGAAAAGCTGCTCTTCATTTTTGATGGTCTAGATGAAAGTAATCACAACATTGATTTTGCTTCAGAAAAGACAAGCTCTAACACCAAAGAGCAGGTCAACATTGGCATAATTGTGGTTAGCTTGGTGAGACAAAGTCTTCTCAAAGGGTGCTCAATACTGTTAACCAGTCGGCCAACCAAAATGGCTTCTGTTGACATTAGTGTTTTCCAAAGGTTTTCTGAGATCATGGGATTCTTTCCCAAAGAAAGGAAGCTGTACTTTGAGCATTTTTTCCATGACCAGATATTGTCTGCCAAGGCTTTTCAGTACGTGAGGGAGAATGACATGTTGTACACATTCTGTTACATCCCGTCGTACTGCTGGATCGTCTGTAAAGTATTATCCATGTGTTTCAAGGCCTCATCTATAATCAGCGATCAACAGATTTTgagtctaccaaaaacagtgacacAGCTCTTTGTATCTTATGTGGCCAACACCCTCCTTAATCATTGCATCGATACTGAATGTCCTGTGGAGGTCATGAAATCCACTGGGAAGATGGCAGAATATGGAATAATGAATCACATTCTTACTTTTGATAGAAAAGATTTTGAACTGTTTCAAGTGGACATCACATCGAAATTACTATCCAGCTTTATAATAGAAACGTATCAGAATAAGAGCCATACTGCGACCTTCTCCTTCCTACATCTCACCATTCAGGAGTTCTTCTCAGCTTTACATCACTACTTAATTTTTTCTGAGATAGACTTGCAGTTGTCACTTGACAAAGCCAGATTTGACGATGGCCGTGGTGAAATGTTTATCCGATTTCTCTGTGGCCTTTCTGATGGAATTACTATATCTCTTCTGAAGCCTTACCTACGAGATAAAACTTCAGCCTCCGAGCAGGTTATTAGGTGGCTCAGCCAGGAAATTGCAACAAAATGGGGGCCAAAAACAGACCCTCGTGAGAAAATGAATTTGCTGACATATCTTTTTGAGTCCCGCAATAAACCCCTTGTTTACAGTACCATAGGGCCACacggacagctggacttttctgaaTTTCACCTTACACCTGTGGACTGCACCGTTTTGGCTTTTATCCTTGATTCCTGTAGAGATACCAATTGCCTTAACCTAGATAGATGTTTTATCCAAAGCGAAGGCTTGGAGAGATTAACTACAATCCTGCACACAGTTCAAAAACTCAG GCTTTCAAACAATGACCTGAAAGATAGTGACATGCAGCTAATTTACCAAGTGCTAACACACCCCACCTCCAAGCTACAAAAACTGAG TTTGAGGAATAACTCTTTAACAAGCACAGCATGTTCCTTATTGGCAGTAGCATTAAGTATGAACCTGAGCCTGACAGAACTGGATCTATCCAGGAACAATTTAGCTGGTCCAGATATCCATAACTTGATGACAACTCTCTCCTCTCCAACCTGCACCATATCACATTTGTT TCTCCAACAGATAAAACTGACAGATGAATATGCTCATCTTCTGACCTCACTGAGTAAAAACCCAAACCTCAGACATCTAGACCTGAGCCATAATTTCCTTACTGATGCAAGTGCTGAACATATACAACAACTTATATTGAGTTCACAAACCCTAAAAGAAATTAG GATTGAGGTAAATGAATTTTCCAAGGAAAAAGAAGGATTCTTACAACAACTTCAAGAACTTCAGCCAGGGTTATCTATCGTTGTATAA